A single genomic interval of Sebastes umbrosus isolate fSebUmb1 chromosome 11, fSebUmb1.pri, whole genome shotgun sequence harbors:
- the LOC119497255 gene encoding serum amyloid P-component-like, translating to MAFWLLLLMLTACAAIPTDLSGKMFIFPEETNTANVKLIPALSRLTAITVCLRFKTDLRRDHVLFSLATATHSNAFLLFKDSSGDDIDVYVGNANKEFEGQDYKLNTWHSICTAWDAASGLVQLWLDGKSTIKKYFGGPAIVNPIIILGQEQDSHGGRFDRSQSFLGMICDVHVWNYVLSPCEIMRFMDDENYTPGNVVNWSALTSIATGRVLTEDKQKACEEHKQCPRVLY from the exons ATGGCGTTTTGGCTTCTCCTGCTGATGCTGACAGCATGTGCTGCAATTCCTACCG aTCTTTCTGGTAAAATGTTCATCTTCCCAGAGGAAACCAACACAGCTAATGTGAAACTGATACCTGCGCTATCACGTCTCACTGCTATAACTGTCTGTCTCAG GTTCAAGACCGATCTCCGCAGAGACCATGTACTATTCTCTCTGGCCACAGCCACGCATAGCAATGCCTTCCTGCTATTCAAGGACAGTTCAGGTGATGACATTGACGTGTATGTCGGGAATGCAAATAAAGAATTTGAAGGTCAGGACTACAAATTGAACACATGGCACTCCATTTGTACTGCATGGGACGCTGCGTCTGGTCTGGTGCAGCTGTGGTTAGATGGAAAGTCAACAATTAAGAAATACTTTGGTGGACCAGCAATTGTAAATCCCATTATCATCCTCGGACAG GAACAGGATTCCCATGGCGGGCGGTTTGACAGGAGTCAGTCTTTCCTTGGTATGATATGTGATGTCCATGTGTGGAACTACGTCCTTTCACCCTGTGAGATCATGCGCTTCATGGATGATGAAAACTACACCCCAGGGAATGTGGTCAACTGGAGTGCGCTGACTAGCATTGCCACCGGAAGAGTGCTAACAGAAGATAAACAAAAGGCCTGTGAAGAGCACAAGCAATGCCCGCGTGTTCTCTATTGA
- the LOC119496972 gene encoding serum amyloid P-component-like — protein MWWPKLSLATFFFFVDLSGKMFIFPEETNTANVKLIPALSRLTAITVCLRFKTDLRRNHALFSLATATHSNAFLLFKDSSGDDINVYVGNANKEFEGQDYKLNTWHSICTTWDAASGLVQLWLDGKSTIKKYFGGPAIVNPIIILGQEQDSHGGRFDRSQSFLGMICDVHVWNYVLSPCEIMRFMDDENYTPGNVVNWSALTSIATGRVLTEDKQKACEEHKQCPRVLY, from the exons ATGTGGTGGCCCAAGCTGTCACTTG caactttcttcttttttgtagaTCTTTCTGGTAAAATGTTCATCTTCCCAGAGGAAACCAACACAGCTAATGTGAAACTGATACCTGCGCTATCACGTCTCACTGCTATAACTGTCTGTCTCAG GTTCAAGACCGATCTCCGCAGAAACCATGCACTATTCTCTCTGGCCACAGCCACGCATAGCAATGCCTTCCTGCTATTCAAGGACAGTTCAGGTGATGACATTAACGTGTATGTCGGGAATGCAAATAAAGAATTTGAAGGTCAGGACTACAAATTGAACACATGGCACTCCATTTGTACTACATGGGACGCTGCGTCTGGTCTGGTGCAGCTGTGGTTAGATGGAAAGTCAACAATTAAGAAATACTTTGGTGGACCAGCAATTGTAAATCCCATTATCATCCTCGGACAG GAACAGGATTCCCATGGCGGGCGGTTTGACAGGAGTCAGTCTTTCCTTGGCATGATATGTGATGTCCACGTGTGGAACTACGTCCTTTCACCCTGTGAGATCATGCGCTTCATGGATGATGAAAACTACACCCCAGGGAATGTGGTCAACTGGAGTGCGCTGACTAGCATTGCCACCGGAAGAGTGCTAACAGAAGATAAACAAAAGGCCTGTGAAGAGCACAAGCAATGCCCGCGTGTTCTCTATTGA
- the LOC119496973 gene encoding serum amyloid P-component-like translates to MWWPKLSLDLSGKMFIFPEETNTANVKLIPALSRLTAITVCLRFKTDLRRNHALFSLATATHSNAFLLFKDSSGDDIDVYVGNANKEFEGQDYKLNTWHSICTTWDAASGLVQLWLDGKSTIKKYFGGPAIVNPIIILGQEQDSHGGRFDRSQSFLGMICDVHVWNYVLSPCEIMRFMDDENYTPGNVVNWSALTSIATGRVLTEDKQKACEEHKQCPRVLY, encoded by the exons ATGTGGTGGCCCAAGCTGTCACTTG aTCTTTCTGGTAAAATGTTCATCTTCCCAGAGGAAACCAACACAGCTAATGTGAAACTGATACCTGCGCTATCACGTCTCACTGCTATAACTGTCTGTCTCAG GTTCAAGACCGATCTCCGCAGAAACCATGCACTATTCTCTCTGGCCACAGCCACGCATAGCAATGCCTTCCTGCTATTCAAGGACAGTTCAGGTGATGACATTGACGTGTATGTCGGGAATGCAAATAAAGAATTTGAAGGTCAGGACTACAAATTGAACACATGGCACTCCATTTGTACTACATGGGACGCTGCGTCTGGTCTGGTGCAGCTGTGGTTAGATGGAAAGTCAACAATTAAGAAATACTTTGGTGGACCAGCAATTGTAAATCCCATTATCATCCTCGGACAG GAACAGGATTCCCATGGCGGGCGGTTTGACAGGAGTCAGTCTTTCCTTGGCATGATATGTGATGTCCACGTGTGGAACTACGTCCTTTCACCCTGTGAGATCATGCGCTTCATGGATGATGAAAACTACACCCCAGGGAATGTGGTCAACTGGAGTGCGCTGACTAGCATTGCCACCGGAAGAGTGCTAACAGAAGATAAACAAAAGGCCTGTGAAGAGCACAAGCAATGCCCGCGTGTTCTCTATTGA